A window of the Vibrio fluvialis genome harbors these coding sequences:
- a CDS encoding DUF4124 domain-containing protein → MKRFSGLCLSLLLIVPQWLYAQSVYTWEDEHGVVHFSDAPADTQAQTLQLPDYDASAPEPSYEAAQPIDLPAPKANKATPVALQIHLTSPQPDQTIRNNQGQITVAAELNRSLGVSEHLQLVMDGKPYGAPSTKTVWELKNIERGSHTFSIQAFGNGKVIASSLFVTVHLHRASVN, encoded by the coding sequence ATGAAACGTTTTTCAGGTTTATGCTTATCGTTGCTGCTCATTGTGCCCCAATGGCTTTACGCACAAAGCGTTTACACATGGGAAGATGAACATGGCGTTGTTCACTTCAGTGATGCTCCGGCCGATACACAAGCCCAGACTCTTCAGTTGCCCGATTATGACGCATCTGCGCCAGAACCCAGCTACGAAGCCGCTCAACCTATTGACCTGCCTGCACCGAAAGCGAACAAAGCAACGCCTGTCGCGTTACAAATCCACCTGACTTCTCCCCAGCCAGACCAAACCATCCGCAATAATCAGGGGCAAATCACCGTCGCGGCCGAGCTGAACCGCTCACTTGGAGTCTCCGAACACCTGCAGCTCGTCATGGATGGCAAACCTTATGGTGCGCCCAGCACCAAAACGGTGTGGGAGCTGAAAAATATTGAACGCGGGTCGCATACCTTTTCAATTCAGGCGTTTGGAAACGGCAAGGTTATTGCATCGTCTCTATTTGTAACGGTGCATTTACATCGAGCGTCCGTGAATTAG
- the glnL gene encoding nitrogen regulation protein NR(II) produces MSAELSETILNNVVTATLMLDETLCVRYANPAAEQLFSQSAKRIINQPLSKLIQHASMDLALLSQPLQSGQSITDSDVTFVVDGKPLMLEVTVSPLSWQKELMLLVEMRKIGQQRRLTQELNQHAQQQAAKLLVRGLAHEIKNPLGGLRGAAQLLERMLPDQSLTEYTQIIIEQADRLRALVDRLLGPQKPGKKTSENLHLILEKVRQLVELEGSADLHIERDYDPSLPNIMMDTYQIEQALLNIVSNAAQILANQPHGVITLRTRTVHQANIHGQRHKLVARIEIIDNGPGIPLELQDTLFYPMVSGREGGTGLGLSISQNLIDQHNGKIDVESWPGRTTFTIYLPI; encoded by the coding sequence GTGAGCGCAGAGCTAAGCGAAACGATACTGAACAACGTTGTAACCGCCACTTTAATGCTGGATGAAACCCTGTGTGTGCGTTATGCCAATCCCGCCGCCGAGCAGTTGTTCTCACAAAGTGCCAAACGCATCATTAATCAACCGCTCTCCAAGCTGATTCAACACGCTTCGATGGATCTGGCGCTACTCTCCCAACCGCTACAGAGCGGACAAAGCATCACCGACAGCGACGTGACGTTTGTGGTGGATGGCAAGCCGCTGATGCTGGAAGTTACCGTCAGCCCGCTGTCGTGGCAGAAAGAACTGATGTTGCTGGTTGAAATGCGCAAGATAGGCCAGCAGCGCCGTCTGACTCAGGAACTCAACCAGCATGCACAGCAACAAGCCGCTAAGCTGTTGGTGCGTGGCCTGGCTCATGAAATCAAGAATCCGCTCGGAGGCCTGCGCGGTGCAGCTCAGTTACTTGAACGCATGCTGCCCGACCAGAGCCTGACCGAATACACCCAAATCATTATCGAGCAAGCCGATCGCCTGCGCGCTCTGGTCGATCGCCTGCTGGGGCCGCAAAAGCCGGGTAAAAAAACCTCCGAAAATTTACACCTGATTCTGGAAAAAGTACGCCAGTTGGTCGAACTGGAAGGCAGTGCCGATCTGCATATTGAACGTGATTACGATCCTAGCCTGCCCAACATCATGATGGACACCTACCAGATTGAGCAGGCGCTATTGAACATTGTCAGTAACGCAGCGCAGATTCTCGCCAACCAGCCACATGGCGTGATTACTCTGCGCACCAGAACAGTGCACCAAGCCAATATTCACGGCCAGCGACATAAGTTGGTGGCCAGAATCGAAATTATTGATAACGGTCCGGGCATTCCGCTAGAACTGCAGGACACCTTGTTCTACCCCATGGTCAGCGGCCGTGAGGGAGGAACCGGGCTCGGCTTATCCATTTCGCAAAACCTGATAGACCAGCACAATGGAAAAATAGACGTAGAAAGCTGGCCAGGAAGAACAACATTTACGATTTATTTACCGATTTGA
- the glnG gene encoding nitrogen regulation protein NR(I), producing MSKGYVWVVDDDSSIRWVMEKTLSSANIKCETFSDAESVLMALERETPDVLVSDIRMPGIDGIELLHQVHSRSPELPVIIMTAHSDLDAAVNAYQKGAFEYLPKPFDVDETLTLVERAIAHGQEQRKEQSQRLTPTYDAPEIIGEAPAMQEVFRAIGRLSRSSISVLINGESGTGKELVAHALHRHSPRAQKPFIALNMAAIPKDLIESELFGHEKGAFTGANNVRQGRFEQANGGTLFLDEIGDMPLDIQTRLLRVLADGQFYRVGGHSAIKVDVRIVAATHQNLEKLVHQGKFREDLFHRLNVIRIQIPSLRERRQDIDKLTKHFLALAAKELGVEMKTLHPKTIEILNRLDWPGNVRQLENMCRWLTVMASGTEVLPSDLPSELLAEKKNVDFDSDVSWQKQLESWAKSALASGETEILSYALPEFERILLEAALNHTNGHKQDAAKVLGWGRNTLTRKLKELY from the coding sequence ATGAGTAAAGGATACGTATGGGTTGTCGATGACGACAGCTCGATTCGCTGGGTGATGGAGAAAACCCTGTCATCAGCCAACATCAAGTGCGAAACATTTTCCGATGCCGAAAGTGTGTTAATGGCACTCGAAAGAGAAACGCCTGACGTGCTGGTGTCCGATATTCGCATGCCCGGAATTGACGGCATTGAGTTGCTCCATCAGGTGCACTCACGCTCACCAGAGCTGCCCGTGATCATAATGACCGCGCACTCCGATCTGGATGCTGCCGTCAACGCTTACCAAAAGGGGGCATTCGAATATCTGCCTAAACCGTTTGATGTGGATGAAACCCTGACGCTGGTCGAACGTGCCATCGCCCACGGCCAGGAGCAGCGTAAAGAGCAGTCACAACGCCTGACCCCAACCTATGATGCTCCGGAAATCATCGGCGAAGCGCCGGCGATGCAGGAAGTGTTTCGCGCCATTGGCCGTTTGTCCCGCTCGTCGATTTCAGTGCTGATCAATGGTGAATCCGGTACCGGTAAAGAATTGGTGGCTCATGCACTGCATCGTCACAGCCCACGCGCGCAGAAACCCTTTATCGCACTTAACATGGCGGCCATTCCGAAAGACTTGATCGAATCAGAGCTGTTTGGTCACGAAAAAGGTGCCTTTACCGGCGCGAACAATGTGCGTCAGGGACGTTTTGAGCAGGCCAACGGCGGCACTCTGTTTCTCGACGAAATCGGTGATATGCCTTTAGATATTCAGACGCGCTTGCTGCGCGTACTGGCCGATGGGCAATTTTATCGCGTCGGCGGTCACTCTGCGATCAAGGTGGATGTACGTATTGTCGCGGCCACACACCAGAATCTTGAGAAGCTGGTGCATCAGGGTAAGTTTCGTGAAGACTTGTTTCACCGCCTCAACGTGATTCGAATCCAGATCCCGTCATTGCGTGAGCGGCGTCAGGATATTGATAAATTAACTAAACATTTCCTCGCTTTGGCCGCAAAAGAGTTAGGCGTGGAGATGAAAACCCTGCATCCTAAGACCATCGAGATTCTTAATCGCCTCGACTGGCCAGGCAACGTTCGCCAGTTGGAAAACATGTGCCGCTGGCTGACCGTAATGGCGAGTGGGACAGAGGTACTGCCGAGCGACCTGCCTTCCGAGTTGCTGGCCGAGAAGAAAAACGTCGATTTCGACAGTGATGTCAGCTGGCAGAAACAGCTGGAGTCCTGGGCGAAATCCGCTCTCGCTTCAGGAGAAACTGAGATACTGTCTTACGCACTCCCGGAGTTTGAACGTATACTTTTAGAAGCAGCGCTCAACCATACCAATGGCCATAAGCAGGATGCCGCAAAAGTATTAGGCTGGGGACGCAATACACTCACACGTAAATTGAAAGAGTTGTATTAA
- the add gene encoding adenosine deaminase, with product MITKNIPLTDLHRHLDGNIRTQTILDLGQKFGVALPAYTVADLTPHVQIVEAEPSLVAFLSKLDWGVAVLGDLDACRRVAYENVEDALNAQIDYAELRFSPYYMAMKHNLPVAGVVEAVVDGVKAGVRDFGVQANLIGIMSRTFGTDACQQELDAILSQKDHIVAVDLAGDELGQPGDRFVSHFKQVRDAGLHITVHAGEAAGPESMWQAIRDLGATRIGHGVKAIHDPQLMDYLAKHRIGIESCLTSNIQTSTVESLALHPLKRFLEYGVLACLNTDDPAVEGIELPYEYEVAAPQAGLSQEQIRQAQLNSLELAFLSDTDKQTLKAKVAQRV from the coding sequence ATGATTACGAAAAATATTCCACTCACTGATTTACACCGCCATCTTGACGGTAACATTCGCACTCAAACCATTCTCGACCTCGGTCAAAAATTTGGTGTGGCTCTGCCAGCCTACACCGTTGCGGATCTCACTCCGCACGTACAGATCGTTGAAGCTGAGCCATCACTGGTTGCTTTCCTGTCTAAACTAGACTGGGGTGTGGCAGTACTGGGCGATCTGGACGCTTGCCGCCGCGTTGCGTATGAAAACGTGGAAGACGCACTCAACGCGCAAATTGATTACGCTGAGCTGCGCTTCTCACCGTACTACATGGCGATGAAACACAACTTGCCTGTCGCGGGTGTAGTTGAAGCGGTTGTCGACGGCGTAAAAGCCGGCGTGCGCGATTTTGGCGTACAAGCCAACCTGATTGGCATCATGAGCCGTACTTTTGGCACAGACGCTTGTCAGCAAGAACTGGACGCGATTCTGAGCCAGAAAGATCATATTGTGGCCGTCGACCTTGCCGGTGATGAGCTCGGCCAGCCCGGCGATCGTTTCGTCAGCCATTTTAAACAGGTACGCGATGCAGGCCTGCATATTACTGTTCACGCAGGAGAAGCGGCTGGTCCGGAAAGTATGTGGCAAGCGATTCGTGACTTAGGCGCGACCCGTATTGGTCATGGGGTGAAAGCGATTCACGATCCGCAGCTAATGGATTATTTAGCAAAACATCGCATTGGTATTGAGTCATGTCTGACATCCAACATTCAAACCAGTACAGTAGAAAGCTTGGCATTACACCCTCTCAAGCGCTTTCTTGAGTATGGAGTACTCGCCTGTCTAAATACTGATGATCCTGCCGTAGAGGGCATTGAGCTGCCATACGAGTATGAAGTTGCTGCTCCTCAAGCCGGATTGAGCCAAGAGCAGATTCGTCAGGCGCAATTAAACAGCTTGGAACTGGCATTCTTGTCCGATACCGATAAACAGACGCTGAAAGCCAAAGTCGCTCAACGCGTTTAG
- a CDS encoding bifunctional diguanylate cyclase/phosphodiesterase: protein MPFRQQMTLKTAVLFPFVIIILVTIGVIGAVQKYSYEQMVQDVSRKQLTFLTHNVDQRLHAFLDEPFRANQSMSHSIGFHHLYQPNDSQQIEQFLVSGFSDLYRPISQIDVMSFAGINGEFVGFRKEDNQSFTLMLKDSRTKQQLTIYHGDSVSDEIRSVIAGYDPRTRPFYTPVAANPHPMWSSVYTNMDERQDITLSALTPVMQQTQFVGVMVTDVKISTFNTFLHMLKRETNADVYIFDETQRLIAHSAPTGVVSWGTEYSPKGDRLTTQETPNPVLKASAIEISRVLQSAHTLPKEVFSTEVDGARYFNQVTSVEDEHGLKWYINVTISEADLLGSLPQNQRNSWLLGLIVSLFGIGIGFITFNRITAPITSTAAAAKHLAQGDWDSPMPKPGKIYETSMMVFAFTEMANNLKASFKALREQLIYDSLTKVYSREGMIDSCNQLPTLHGSLFLIGIDKFRDINDSLGHHQADQLLVLIAQRLKTVSHDNSYIARIGGDEFAIYLPQCDDIPAIKQFAQQLLQLFATPFNMPNENIAVNISVGIVHGLEPASMTVWLRNGSIALSNAKQDSTRLSYYVPEMADVSRKRTQMVTQIKLALENHEFVPFYQPIVDLHSGEVLGAEALARWLSPEYGLVPPMDFIPIAEESGLINAIGEQILRQACCDTVKGIEQGKWAADFQMHVNLSVNQLSHPEFMPQLEETLRVTGMQPNNLTLEITESRIVNNDPVILNTMHSIKRLGIRLAIDDFGTGYSSLAYLYKLPFDCLKIDRAFVSLLKQEQYESSIAATIINLANSFKVNIVAEGIETPEQAELLAKLGCPQGQGFLFNKPMSYHEWPTDLVNMKRISAK, encoded by the coding sequence ATGCCGTTCAGACAACAGATGACTTTGAAAACCGCTGTGTTATTCCCTTTCGTGATCATTATTCTGGTGACGATCGGTGTCATTGGAGCGGTTCAGAAATACAGCTACGAACAGATGGTGCAGGATGTGAGCCGCAAACAGCTCACCTTCCTGACCCACAACGTTGACCAACGCTTACACGCCTTTCTCGATGAACCGTTCCGTGCTAATCAGAGCATGAGCCACAGCATCGGCTTTCACCATCTGTATCAGCCCAATGACTCACAGCAGATCGAACAATTTCTGGTTTCCGGCTTCAGCGACCTGTACCGCCCGATTTCTCAAATCGATGTGATGAGTTTTGCTGGCATCAACGGCGAATTTGTCGGCTTTCGCAAGGAAGACAATCAGAGCTTCACGCTGATGCTCAAAGACAGCCGCACAAAGCAGCAGCTCACGATTTACCATGGCGATTCTGTCAGCGATGAAATCCGTTCCGTGATAGCCGGATACGATCCCCGTACTCGTCCCTTCTATACGCCAGTGGCAGCGAATCCACATCCGATGTGGTCATCGGTGTATACCAACATGGACGAACGCCAGGACATCACGTTATCTGCTCTGACACCAGTGATGCAACAAACCCAGTTTGTCGGCGTCATGGTCACCGACGTCAAAATCAGCACCTTTAACACTTTTCTCCACATGCTGAAACGTGAAACTAATGCCGACGTGTATATCTTTGACGAAACCCAGCGCCTGATCGCACATTCAGCGCCAACGGGCGTTGTCTCGTGGGGCACCGAGTATTCACCCAAAGGCGATCGACTCACCACTCAGGAAACCCCGAATCCGGTGTTGAAAGCCAGTGCCATCGAGATTTCCCGCGTTCTGCAAAGCGCGCATACCCTGCCGAAAGAGGTGTTCAGTACCGAGGTCGATGGCGCGCGCTATTTCAACCAAGTGACGTCGGTCGAGGACGAACATGGGCTCAAGTGGTACATCAATGTCACCATCTCCGAAGCAGACCTTCTAGGCTCTCTGCCGCAAAACCAGCGCAACAGCTGGTTGCTGGGCCTGATCGTCAGCCTGTTTGGGATTGGCATCGGCTTTATCACCTTTAACCGCATCACGGCGCCCATTACCTCTACCGCGGCGGCAGCAAAACATCTGGCGCAGGGAGATTGGGACAGCCCAATGCCCAAACCGGGCAAGATCTACGAAACCAGTATGATGGTGTTTGCCTTTACGGAAATGGCGAACAACCTTAAAGCGTCATTTAAAGCGCTGCGCGAGCAACTCATCTACGATTCGCTGACCAAGGTTTACAGTCGCGAAGGCATGATAGACAGCTGTAACCAATTGCCAACGTTGCATGGCAGCCTGTTCTTGATTGGCATCGATAAGTTTAGAGACATCAATGACAGCCTTGGCCATCACCAGGCCGATCAGCTGCTCGTCCTCATCGCCCAACGCCTGAAAACCGTCAGTCACGACAACAGCTACATCGCCCGTATCGGTGGTGATGAGTTCGCCATCTATCTTCCTCAATGCGATGACATTCCGGCCATCAAGCAGTTTGCCCAACAGTTGCTGCAACTGTTCGCCACGCCATTCAATATGCCGAATGAAAACATCGCCGTGAACATATCGGTGGGTATTGTTCATGGGCTTGAACCTGCCAGCATGACGGTGTGGCTGCGCAACGGCAGCATCGCATTAAGTAACGCCAAGCAAGACTCGACCCGTCTCAGTTACTATGTGCCGGAGATGGCCGATGTTTCTCGCAAGCGAACCCAAATGGTGACGCAGATTAAGCTGGCGCTGGAAAACCACGAGTTTGTTCCGTTCTATCAACCAATAGTTGACCTGCACAGCGGCGAAGTGTTGGGAGCAGAAGCCTTAGCGCGCTGGCTGTCGCCAGAATACGGTTTAGTACCACCCATGGACTTCATCCCGATTGCAGAAGAAAGCGGGCTTATTAACGCGATTGGCGAACAAATCCTGCGACAAGCATGCTGCGATACCGTGAAAGGTATCGAGCAAGGGAAATGGGCCGCCGACTTCCAGATGCACGTTAATTTGTCAGTCAATCAGCTTTCCCATCCTGAATTCATGCCACAGCTTGAAGAAACGCTGCGTGTCACGGGCATGCAACCGAACAATCTGACGCTGGAAATTACCGAATCCCGTATCGTCAATAACGACCCGGTGATTTTAAACACCATGCACTCCATCAAGCGCTTGGGGATCCGTCTGGCGATTGACGACTTTGGGACCGGCTACAGTTCGCTCGCCTATCTGTATAAGCTGCCTTTCGATTGCCTTAAGATCGATCGTGCTTTCGTTTCTCTACTAAAGCAAGAACAGTATGAAAGCAGCATTGCAGCCACCATCATCAATCTGGCCAACAGTTTTAAGGTCAACATCGTTGCAGAAGGCATTGAAACACCTGAACAGGCCGAATTGCTAGCCAAACTTGGCTGCCCACAAGGACAGGGGTTCTTGTTCAACAAACCGATGTCGTACCATGAGTGGCCAACAGATCTGGTTAACATGAAGAGAATATCAGCAAAATAG